The sequence below is a genomic window from bacterium.
AGAACCCATCTAACTGTGGCGCTTGCACGTTATCCCGAAACCCTAAAATCAGAATAACGAACCCTAAACCCAAAAAAGGAGAAAAATTTCAAAAAACTGAAGTTAAAATTCAAAAAACTGAATTATTTTAACTCTATTTTATTCTTAAGTTTATAATTTACAAATTTCGAAGAACATTCTCATTGCTTACACATATTATATAAACAATACTTATGCCAAAAACATCTTTGAGTAAAATCTTAAGATTTTATCAAAAACCTCGCAATAAAAAGCTGAGGTCGGCGCCCGTGTTATAGAGTTGAGGCGTATTACCTTTGGTAAACAATTTTGCTCCGTTTTTTCCTTTGAGAGTTAAGGTGTCACCCTCACGCCGAATGAGTGCACCCTCCCTGAGACCAAGCACTGGAGCATTATTGACTTCATGAAATTCCGATATACGCTGGTCACGGGTTTCACCCATATGTTGGGTCGAAGGATCAGGGTCTATGTAATGCGGATTAATATTAAATGGCACCAGATTGAGTGCTTCAAAACTCGGCGGATAAACGATCGGCATATCGTTGGTCGTCTTGATGGAAATAGTAGCCACATTGGTACCGGCACTTGCACCGAGATACAACATGCCGTCGCTTACGCGATGGCGAATAAGATCAATCAAATCCTCGTCATATATTTTTTTTAAAAGCCGAAATGTATTCCCTCCGCCGATGTGTATCGCTTCGGCTTCGGTTACCATTTTACGCGGATCGTTTTCGTGAATCCCGGTCACACGTATTCCCATCGCCGCATACCGATCCCTTGTTTTTTTTGTGTATGCATTCAGATCATCTAATGCGTATGGTACAAATACAATTTGTTTTATCGCGCCTAAAAAATCAACGATCTCCGCAGCCCAGTGATCTAGATAATTTTCACCAAAGTTGGTCGAATTACTGCATAATAATAACCGCATAAATAACTCCCTATAGTTATGGTCTGCCGAAATTAAGCAAAAATTCCGATTTACAAAAGACATCCGTCATGAATAGATGGTTACCTATACTTAGAAGAGAACAAAAAACGAGGGAAGTTATGTGTCGATTTATAACGCTATGTTTAATCAATTTATTATTTGTTTTTTCATCACTTCAAGCCGGCGATGGTGATAAAAAACCGCTCAGTGATGTATTGAAAGGTATTGAAAAAAAACATAATGTTGTTTTCTCTTATGTACCGGCTTTAGTACAAAATGTTCGCGTCAATACACCTTCCGAATCCGATAAACTCAATCGCCAATTGGATTATGTTTTTGCTCAAACGGATCTCACCTACCGTTTTATCGGAACAAAAGAAATAACGCTATTTAAAAAACCAAAAACCAACAGCAACATTGAAGCTACGGCGCAAGCGCGTTTGCAAGCCGGAAGATCACGTGCCGGTGAAGCGCTGAGTGCCCTGAATAAAACTTTGGATGGTGAACAAAAATCCGGCGACCACGAAGACGATTCATTACCGGCCGATACCACCGTAACCACCGTTAAAAATGAAACATCTCCTTCAGTCGTGACGCCAGCACCCATATCGCCACAAACCGAAGCGCAAAGCGTAACCGCTGAAAAAACGGAGCCGCAAGACTTGAAAAACCGAAGCGTTCGTAGTGAATTCTTGGGCATGGATTTCGCTCCCACAACACGCATCGAACCGGCTTACGTGCCCGTGCCGCTGCATGCAATTTCGATCAACATCATTTCTAATCGCCTTGTAAGCATTGAGGGTGTTGAAGTAGGGATTATCGGAAATTACGACCGGATGTATGTCAACGGATTACAAATCGCCGGCGGAGGAAATCGCGCGTATCTTCATGCACGCGGTCTACAGATCGCCGGAGGTTCCAATCAAACAGGTGATTTGTCCGGCGTTCAAATCGCGACCGTCAACATTGCAGACCAAACGAACGGTCTTCAGATCGGTGCAGTCAATATATCCAAAAAAGATCATTCCGGGTTACAAATCGGTGCGGGGTATAATCATGCCGAAAATGTACGCGGATTGCAACTTGCTTCGGTCAATGAAGCCGGTCATGTACACGGAATTCAGATCGCATTGGTCAATCGCGCAAAACAAGTCCATGGCGCACAAATAGGACTGTTTAATTTTGCAGACGAGAACAACGGGATTGCGCTGGGTTTACTCAATTTTATTCGCAACGGGCAACATCACGGACGTTTAGCGCACACCGAGCGCGGTTTCAACCATTTTTCTTATACTCACGGCAGCAAATATATGTACACGATATATGATGTAGCCGTTCGCCAACTTCGTGAACCTGCACAATGGGCTCTGGGCGGCGGTATAGGCGCAATAGTTTGGCCCGATCGGCGTTTATCACTCGCTATCGAGGCTACGACCCACCAACACAATAAAGATAAATTTTGGGAACACCGACTCAACATGGTAAACACATTAAAAATCACACCTACGATTAAATTACATAAACACCTATCCGTGTATGCCGGGGCATCAGCCAATGTATGGGTATCGCGTGCTGAAAACGGTTTTTCGGCACCGACGAATGCCTACAATTGGGATTATAAGCATACCACGATTCGTGCTTGGTGGGGTGGATTGGTCGGAATTCGTTTCTAGTCGATGCCTGAGCAATACAAATAATATGGAGTACGGAGGAAGACGAAAAAGATTCTGTACCCTTTTGTTTATTGACCGCTTTCTCATGTTGTGATATATTATTCTCGTCTCATGAAAACAAGGGAAACTCTACAGGGGTATGACCACCGAGGAAATTCATCTCTTAACCAAAAAAATTCGCAACTCTGATACTCTGGCTTTTCGTACGTTATTTGATTTTTTCCATCGCCCTCTTTATCATTTTGTGTTCTATAAAACCTACAATAGGGCACTATCTGAAGATATTGTGCAGGATGTTTTTATTCGATTGTGGGAAAATCGAATCAATCTTCGAGAAGATTTATCCATCAAATCCTATCTCTATACGATAGCCGTTAATCTTACTCTCAACAGTATACGTCGTCATACAATTCGTACCGGTGAGGGAATCGAAGATCCTGATACCCAACCGCACGAAGAAACACCTCTGTCTGTTTTGGAGAAAAAAGAATTTGAACAACTACTTAATGCTGCGATTCAAAAATTGCCCGAACAAGCACGTATCGTATTCATGATGAGTCGCTATGATGACTTATCATATTCAGAAATCTCCGAACGCCTTTCCATTAGTGTTAAAACGGTCGAAGCA
It includes:
- the pepE gene encoding dipeptidase PepE, whose protein sequence is MRLLLCSNSTNFGENYLDHWAAEIVDFLGAIKQIVFVPYALDDLNAYTKKTRDRYAAMGIRVTGIHENDPRKMVTEAEAIHIGGGNTFRLLKKIYDEDLIDLIRHRVSDGMLYLGASAGTNVATISIKTTNDMPIVYPPSFEALNLVPFNINPHYIDPDPSTQHMGETRDQRISEFHEVNNAPVLGLREGALIRREGDTLTLKGKNGAKLFTKGNTPQLYNTGADLSFLLRGF
- a CDS encoding RNA polymerase sigma-70 factor, translating into MTTEEIHLLTKKIRNSDTLAFRTLFDFFHRPLYHFVFYKTYNRALSEDIVQDVFIRLWENRINLREDLSIKSYLYTIAVNLTLNSIRRHTIRTGEGIEDPDTQPHEETPLSVLEKKEFEQLLNAAIQKLPEQARIVFMMSRYDDLSYSEISERLSISVKTVEAHIGRALKQLRATLKP